In Cicer arietinum cultivar CDC Frontier isolate Library 1 chromosome 7, Cicar.CDCFrontier_v2.0, whole genome shotgun sequence, a single window of DNA contains:
- the LOC101488465 gene encoding probable galacturonosyltransferase-like 4 codes for MVFGSFTSSHVVVVLLGLLSLLQPLTSIRLGLVRLPSPDLPVFREAPAFRNGKECGSNESDRINVAMTLDVNYLRGTMAAVLSMLQHSTCPENLSFYFLSAHDAPELFSSIKSTFPYLNMTIYPFNSNRVRGKISKSIRQALDQPLNYARIYLADTIPENVQRVIYLDSDLVVVDDIAKLWGVDMEGKIVAAPEYCHANFTLYFTKQFWSDPVLSKTFEGRKPCYFNTGVMVMDVNKWRKEKYTEKVEEWMDVQKQHKRIYHLGSLPPFLLVLAGNIKAVDHRWNQHGLGGDNLEGKCRSLHPGPISLLHWSGKGKPWLRLDSRKPCIVDHLWAPYDLYRSSRHFFEE; via the coding sequence ATGGTCTTTGGGAGCTTCACCTCATCCCATGTAGTTGTCGTACTCCTTGGCCTCCTGTCCCTCCTCCAACCCCTCACCTCTATCCGCCTCGGCCTTGTCCGCCTTCCCTCACCTGACCTCCCTGTTTTTCGAGAAGCACCCGCCTTCCGAAACGGCAAGGAATGTGGCTCCAATGAATCTGATCGTATAAATGTTGCCATGACCCTTGATGTCAATTACCTTCGTGGAACCATGGCTGCAGTTTTATCCATGTTACAACATTCAACCTGTCCTGAAAATCTTTCCTTTTACTTCCTCTCTGCTCATGATGCTCCTGAACTATTCTCCAGCATAAAATCCACCTTCCCTTATCTAAACATGACAATTTATCCCTTCAATTCGAACCGCGTTCGCGGTAAGATATCAAAGTCCATTAGACAAGCCTTGGATCAACCTTTGAATTATGCAAGGATATATCTTGCAGATACAATACCAGAGAATGTACAACGTGTGATATATTTAGATTCTGACCTTGTTGTTGTCGATGATATAGCTAAACTTTGGGGTGTAGACATGGAAGGGAAAATAGTAGCTGCTCCTGAATATTGCCATGCAAATTTCACATTGTATTTCACAAAACAGTTTTGGTCTGACCCTGTTCTGTCAAAGACATTTGAGGGAAGAAAGCCTTGTTATTTCAACACAGGGGTTATGGTGATGGATGTGAATAAATGGAGGAAAGAAAAGTATACAGAGAAAGTGGAGGAATGGATGGATGTGCAGAAACAACATAAGAGGATATATCATTTGGGTTCTCTTCCACCATTTTTGTTGGTTTTGGCAGGGAATATTAAAGCAGTTGATCATAGATGGAACCAACATGGTTTAGGTGGAGATAACCTTGAAGGTAAATGTAGAAGCTTACACCCTGGTCCTATTAGTTTATTGCATTGGAGTGGAAAGGGTAAACCATGGTTAAGGTTAGATTCTAGAAAGCCATGCATCGTGGACCATCTATGGGCTCCTTATGATCTCTATCGATCCTCCAGACACTTTTTTGAAGAATAA